In Rhododendron vialii isolate Sample 1 chromosome 9a, ASM3025357v1, the following are encoded in one genomic region:
- the LOC131301984 gene encoding serpin-Z10-like — protein sequence MKRKATSSLTKESMGIEKRSRMELCRRMTKQLLLKEVEKGNYKNLVLSPLSIDVVLNMVAVGSKGRTLEKLLGWLGSKDMEEIKSQSLQMMAVAGGDQYLEKGEEEPVLCLVNGAWFDQRFPPKSSYKEDVLKGIYGCEAKTVDFVTRGDEVVDEINLWAEDASRGLIKNFLPRGSLSPETVLILANGLYFKGNWEHDFKFDANHTKNRPFYLLNGDTVSVPFMTSRKRYRRCRSFEGFKVLEIPYQSKSKQFSMYFFLPDEREGLQNLLEKLISDSGFSYEYCCLGETRLDKFWIPKFKFSYDFDVSLTMKEMGMSFPFMENSEDIAEMVQIHKNVPFSGSQMIQKASIEVDEKGTVGTTITAFCCFAKRAKGKPESTSFVADHPFMFMIMEERSRFVIFTGAVLDPSKVE from the exons AAAGCATGGGGATAGAGAAAAGATCAAGAATGGAGCTCTGTAGGCGAATGACAAAACAACTACTACTCAAGGAGGTTGAAAAGGGCAATTACAAAAACCTTGTTTTGTCGCCATTGTCTATCGATGTTGTTCTTAACATGGTGGCTGTCGGATCAAAGGGTCGTACGTTAGAGAAGTTACTAGGCTGGCTTGGTTCCAAAGACATGGAAgaaatcaaatcacaatcttTGCAGATGATGGCAGTTGCAGGGGGTGATCAGTACCTTGAAAAGGGCGAGGAAGAACCGGTTTTGTGTTTGGTCAATGGAGCTTGGTTTGACCAACGTTTTCCTCCAAAGTCTTCGTATAAAGAGGATGTACTAAAGGGAATCTACGGTTGTGAGGCCAAGACAGTTGATTTCGTGACTCGG GGTGATGAAGTGGTAGATGAAATAAACTTATGGGCTGAAGATGCATCAAGAGGGCTTATAAAAAATTTTCTCCCACGGGGCTCCCTATCTCCAGAGACGGTGCTCATTCTTGCAAATGGTCTTTACTTCAAAGGAAATTGGgaacatgattttaaatttGATGCTAACCACACTAAAAATAGACCTTTCTATCTTCTCAATGGAGACACTGTTTCTGTTCCTTTTATGACGAGCCGCAAGCGTTATCGTCGTTGCAGATCTTTTGAGGGTTTCAAAGTACTCGAAATCCCATACCAAAGCAAGAGCAAGCAGTTCTCCATGTACTTCTTCCTCCCAGATGAGCGAGAAGGATTGCAAAATCTTTTAGAAAAGCTCATTTCTGATTCTGGATTTTCGTATGAGTATTGTTGTCTTGGCGAAACAAGGCTTGATAAATTTTGGATCCCAAAATTTAAATTCTCTTATGATTTCGACGTTTCATTGACCATGAAGGAGATGGGGATGTCGTTTCCTTTCATGGAAAATTCAGAAGACATTGCTGAGATGGTGCAAATTCATAAGAACGTCCCATTTAGTGGATCACAGATGATTCAAAAGGCTTCTATTGAGGTAGATGAGAAAGGTACGGTGGGTACTACAATTACTGCTTTTTGCTGCTTTGCAAAACGTGCGAAGGGCAAGCCAGAAAGCACAAGTTTCGTTGCCGATCATCCTTTCATGTTTATGATTATGGAAGAGAGATCAAGGTTTGTTATTTTCACAGGAGCTGTACTCGATCCAAGCAAAGTCGAATGA